The Agrococcus carbonis sequence ACGGAGTCGTGGCTCTCGGCCGCCTCCTTCCAGGAGACGACCAAGGTGCTCACCGAGGCGGCGCTCGCCGGCAAGCGCGACCCGCTGCTGGGCCTCAAGGAGAACGTCATCATCGGCAAGCTCATCCCCGCGGGCACCGGCCTGTCGCGCTACCGCGACGTCTCGGTCGAGGCCACGGAGGAGGCAAAGGCGGAGCGCTACCCGAACCGCCTGTTCGCCGACGCCGGCGGGGTCGACGAGTCCGACCTCTCCTACCTCGACTTCGACGCCTTCACCGGCGGCGAGTTCGGCGAGGAGCCCGGGCAGTACGTCTGACGCCGACTGCTCGAAGGGGCCGCACCACACGCGTGGTGCGGCCCCTTCCGCGTCCGCCGGATGCGCCTGCGTGCGGAGCGCCGCAGGGGACGCACCGCTCGGCGTGCCTAGAATCAGCCGACGACGCGGCACCGTGCCGCGGAGGAGGTCACAGCATGAGCGACGAGCAGCCCACCTCGTGGCGCGAGCGGTTCTTCGGCACCGCGCCGGCGACCACGCCCTCGGAGGACGCGCCTGCTGACGAGCGGGGGACCGACCCCCACTCGGCGGAGTCGGCGCCGGACTCCTCGGAGGTGGCCTCGCAGTCGGTCACGGAGCACGACGACCACCAGAGCCTCGTCGAGCACGAGCCGTCGACCGACACCGCCGAGCTCGGCGACCGCGAGAGCCCGATCGAGCCGACGGTGATCGCGCCGTCGACCCTGCGCGGCCCGTCGCACTCCGCCGCGCACCCGGACGACACGCCCACCGGCGATGCGACGGCGAGCCGCCGCCGCGCCGACGCCGCCCACGGCGACGCCGCCGACAGCTCGCTCGAGCGCGAGCCCGAGACCGACGCGGCCTCGGACGCGGCCGCGCCGCCCGAGCTCGTCGAGCCCCGCCGCCCGTCCTTCGGCCTCCGGCGCCGGACGGATGCGGACGCCGACCACGGTGCGGTGCACGACGCGGATGGCGACGCGGCCCGTGGCGCCGGCGGCGCGGGTGCCGGCGCCGCCGTCGCGGGCGGGGCCGCGGGCGCCGCAGTCGGCGCGGGCGCGGAGCGCGCGCGAGCGCGCGAGTTCGTCGAGCCGGAGCCCACGCAGGCGATGGACGCGCATCGTCACGACCCCACGCAGGCGATGGACGCGCAGCGTGACGACCGCACGCAGGCGATCGATGCACCCGGCGACGAGACCGGTGCGCAGACCCGCGTGCTCGACGCCCAGCCCGACACCGAGCGCCAGCGCTTCGGCATCGTGCGCGACGAGGTGCCGGCGTCGTCGATCCAGGTCGACGACGAGACGGCGCGCGCCGCCGCGGGCGGCACCCCGATCGTGCTCGTCGAGGAGCCGCTGCCGCCGCGCCGGAAGGGCGCCCGCGGCGTCGGCTTCGCCGTCGCGCTGCTCGCGACGCTCATCTTCGCCGCGCTCTTCGCCGCCGCGTTCCTCGCCGTCGGCTACCTCTTCGACCGTGGCTTCGACCTCGTCGAGACGCTGCAGACGGTGTGGCTCCGGCCCTCGTTCCTGCTACCGGTCGCGGTCTTCTTCCTCGCCTACTGGATCGTGACGCTCATCGTGAACCGCGCGGGCTGGTGGGCGCACGTGCTCGGCGCCTTCATCGTCGCGCTCCTCGTCTACGCGGCCCACATCGGCGGCGCGTTCATGGAGGAGCAGGGCGGCTGGACGGGCTACACCGCGCTGCCGGGCATCGACCCGCAGTCGCTCGGGCAGCTGCTGCTCGCGCCGCTGTCGGTGCTCGCGTTCGTCATCGCCCGCGAGGTGCCCGTGTGGGTCGGCGGCATCGTCGCCCGCCGGGGCCGGAAGGCCCGCGAGTGGAACCGCCAGGCGATGGACGAGTACAACGCCGAGAACGCCGAGCGCCTCGCCGCCTACGAGCGCGCGCGCGGCTGATCCGACGCGTCGAAGGGGCCGTTCCGCGCGCGGGCGGCCCCTTCCTCACGCGCAGGTTCGCGTTGGCTGAGGTCTGGCACAATGTCCCCTGATCTCCCCCCGTGGGAGCGGCGGGGAGGGGATGTCGAGTGCTTCGGTGGGTCACGCGCCATCGCAAGTCGACCATCGCCGGCGCCATGGTCACGGCGATCTCGGTCGCGCTCGGCATCCTCGCGCTCACCTATGACGGCTTCACGACGACCGACGTCGAGCTCAACGACGGCGGCGTGTGGGTCACCAAGCAGTCGAGCCAGCAGCTCGGCCGCATCAACATCCAGGCCGAGGAGCTCGACGGCGGCCTGATCTCGCCGACTGCGCGCTTCGACGTGCTGCAGGACGGCGACGACGTGCTGCTCCACAACGAGGAGGCATCCGCCGTCATCGTCGTCGACCCCGTGCAGGTCGTCACCGGCACGAGCGTGCAGCTGCCGCCCCAGGGCGAGATCGCGATGGGCGCCGGCACCGTCGCGATCCTCGACCCCGCCGACGGCATGCTCTGGATCACCGACTTCGTCGACATCGGCTCGTTCTCGACCGACGGCACCGAGCCCGTCGCCGAGCTCGGCGAGGGCGCCGCCGTCGCCGTCGGCCGCGACGGCACCGTGCACGCCGTCTCGCCGAGCGAGGGTCGCCAGCTCACGATCCAGCGGCTCGAGGAGGGCGGCTTCGCCGAGCCGAGCATGCGCGACCGCGGCGAGCTGCGCGCGATGGAGGACCCGCTCGTCACGGTCGTGGGCTCGCAGGCGGTCGTGCACGACGCGGCCACGGATGCGCTGCTCGTGCCGGGCGGCGCGGTCGAGGTGCCCGAGGGCGCGGCGGTGCAGCTCGTCGGCGACGACTCCGGCGACGTCGTGCTCGCGACCCCGACCCAGCTCATCCGCCAGCCGATGGGCGGCGGCGACGCGACGGTCGAGGAGCGCCAGGGCGGCGGCGAGGCCGTGCGCCCCGTGCAGCTCGGCGGCTGCGTGCACGCGGTGTGGCCCGGCAGCGCCCAGTACCTGCGCGAGTGCGCGGGGCAGGATCGCGTCGAGCAGCAGGTGCCCGAGATGGACGGCTCGCCCGCGACCTTCCGCATCAACCGCGACGCGGTCGTGCTCAACCAGCACGTCGAGGGCTCGTCGTGGCTGCTCGCCGACACACTCGTGCTCGTCGACAACTGGGACGACCTGCTGCCCGAGCAGTCCGACGAGACGACCGATCGCGACGACTCCGAGTCGACCGAGGACCTGCTGACGAACCAGCCGCCGCCCGTCAACGAGGAGAACACCGAACCGGACGCGAACGACGACCGGTTCGGCGCGCGCGCGGGCCGCTCGACGATCCTGCCGGTGCTCTGGAACGACAGCGACGCCGACGGCGACGTGCTGACCGTCCGCGTCGTGGGCGACGTGCCGAGCGGGGTGCAGCTCGCCCCCGTCGCGAACGACTCCCAGCTGCAGCTCGAGCTGCCCGACGGCTTCAGCGGCGGCTTCTCCTTCAACTACGAGGTCGCTGACGGCCGCGGCGGCACCGACACGGCCTCGGTGCGGGTCGATGTGCGCGGCGAGGGCGAGAACTCCGTGCCCGAGCTGCTGCGCGCGCAGGCGTTCGCGGTCGAGCAGGGCGGCGAGTACGAGTACCAGGTCCTCGCCGACTGGATCGACCCCGACGGCGACGACATGTACCTCACGGGTGCCGTGACCGACTCGGGCGACACCATCCAGACCGACCCGTCGGGCCGCCTCGTCTACACCGCGACCGGCGACGCCGGGCCGCAGTCGATCACCGTCACGATCTCCGACGGCTTCGGCGAGACGACCGGCGAGATCGACGTCGAGGTGCTCGAGCGCGGCGATGCCCCTCCGCTCGCGAACGCCGACTTCGTCAGCACGATCGAAGGTCGCGAGGCGACGATCCGGCCGCTGCTCAACGACTTCTCGCCCTCCGGCAGGCCCCTGCGGCTCGCCTCGGTCGAGCCCGCGCCCGGGCTCGAGACGGAGTGGGATGCGACCACGGGCACGGTCCGCATCCTCGACGGCGCGGTCGGCACCTACTACCTCACGTACATGATCGCGGAGGGACGTCACTCGAAGTCGGGGCGCATCCGCGTCGACATCCGCACGCCCGACGACGAGGCGCGCCCCGTCGCGGTGCGCGACACGGCGCTCCTGCCGCAGCAGGGCTCCGCGCTCGTCGACCTGCTCGCGAACGACGTCGACCCCGCCGGCGGCGTGCTCGTCGTGCAGCAGGTGACGATCGAGAACGCCGCGCCCGTCACGGTCGAGCTGCGCGATCGGCGCGTCGTGAGCATCGTCGACAACGGGCTCGAGGAGCCGTACCGCTTCACCTACACCGTCTCGAACGGCCGCTTCTCCGAGACCGGCACCGTCGAGGTGATCCCGGTCGCGCCGCCCGCGCAGCCGCGGGCGCCGAAGGCCGTCGACGACAGCGCGACGGTGCGCGCGGGCGACTACGCCACGATCGACGTGCTGCGCAACGACTTCTCGCCCGACGGCACGCCCTTCACGCTCTCGGAGCGCATCGTCGACGCGAGCTTCGCCTCCGAGGAGGAGGGCGTCGCCTTCGTCGCCGAGGGCAAGCTGCGCGTGCACGCGCTCGTCGACGCGCCGACGCGCGCGACGGTCGCCTACGAGATCGAGGACGAGCACGGCAACCGCGACTCCGCGACGGTCGCGCTCACGATCGTGCCGCGTGACGCCGAGCGCAACACCCCGCCCGCGCCGCAGACGGTGACGAGCCGCGTCCTCGCGGGCGCCACCGTGCGCATCCCGATCCCGCTCCAGGGCATCGACCCCGATGGCGACGGCGTCGAGCTCGTCGGCTACGACACCGCGCCCGAGGGCGGCCGCATCCTGCCCGAGGTCGGGCCCGACTACTTCGACTTCGAGGCCTACCCGGATGCCGCGGGCACGGTGGAGTTCACCTACCGCGTGCGCGACCGTTGGGGCGCCGAGGGCACGGCGACGGCGATCATCGGCATCGCGCAGGCCGCGGACGTGAACCAGACGCCGTTCGCGCAGACCGACCTCGTGACCGTGCGCCCGGACCGGGCCGTCGCGATCCCGGTGCTCGAGAACGACTCCGACCCGGATCAGGACGCCCTGACCCTCGTCTCCGACGGCCTCGAGCTGCCGGACGAGCTCTCCGGCGCCGTCGTCAACCGCGAGCGCCACACCGTCGACCTCCGCTCGCCGTCGGCCGAGGGCGACTACCAGTTCACGTACGCGGTGGTGGATGCGCGCGGCGCGTCCACGACGGGCACGGTGCTGCTGACGGTCGCCGAGGAGGCGCCGCTGCTGCCGCCGATCGCCCGCGACGACGCGCTGCCGCGCGACGAGGTCGAGCTCGACGTGCCGCTCGACGTGCCCGTGCTCGAGAACGACCTCGACCCGGACGGCGACCCGAGCGAGCTCGAGCTCTCGATCGTCACCGGCCCGGGCACGGTCGTCGACGGCGCCGTGCAGGTCGTGCCGAGCGAGGAGTTCCAGGTCGTCACCTACCGCGTGACGGACCTCGACGGGCTCACGGCCGAGGCGTTCGTCGCGGTGCCGCCCGTGCGCGACCGCGCGCCGTTCCTCGCGCGGACCGAGCCCGTGCAGGTCGGCTCCGGCATCTTGCTCGAGCTGCCGCTGCGCGACTACGTGACGACGTCGAACGGCGCCGCACCGCGCATCACGTCGGGCGAGAAGGTCACGGCCGTCAATGCCGACGACAGCGGCCTCGTCGCCGACGAGCGCACGCTGCAGTTCCGCTCGCCGCAGGGCTACGTCGGCCCCGCCTCCATCACCTTCGAGGTGACGGACGGGGACGGGCCCGAGGACGGCAACATGGCGACGCTCACGATCGCGATCGACGTCATCCCTTCGAGCGTGATCGCGCCGACCTTCGCGGGAGCGGTCGTGCGCCCCGAGGCTGGCGAGGGCTCGACGAGCTTCGACCTGCGCAGCGCGACGCGCGACCCCGACCCGGGCGACCTCGAGGCGATGGTCTTCGAGGCGCGCGGCGGGTCGATGGCGGGCGTCACGACGACCCTGCGCGACGGGATCTTCACCGCGGAGGCGGCCGTCAACACCCCGCCGGGCACGACGGGCTCGTTCCAGATCGCCGCGATCGACCCGCACGGCAACGAAGCGGCCGGCACGGTTGTCGTCGAGGTCGTCGCGACGAACCGGCCGCTCGCGATCGCCCGGCCGAACACGGGCGAGGCGACGCAGGGCATCCCCACGACGACCGACGTCATCCGCGACGACTTCAACCCGTTCGCGAACGACGGCCTGCCGCTGCGGGTCGTCGACGCGCAGGTCGTCTCGGGCGACGGCGCGTCGTCGTTCACCGACCGCGAGGTCACCGTGACGCCCGGCGGCGACTTCTCGGGCGTGCTGACGGTGCGCTACACCGTCGAGGACGCGACCGAGCTGACGCAGCGGCGGGTGACCGGCACGCTCACGCTCAACGTCAAGGGCCGGCCCGACGCGCCGCCGCGGCCGAACGTCGACGCCGTCGGCGACTCGCAGGTCACGCTCACGTGGGCGCCGCCTCCCTCGAACGGCGCCCCGATCACCGGCTACGTCGTGCGCTCCGTCGACGGCGGGTTCTCACAGGCGTGCGCGTCGACGACCTGCGTCATCACGGGGCTGCAGAACGACGTGACCTACCGGTTCCAGGTGCTCGCGCAGAACGAGGTCGGCGACTCCGACCCGTCGACGCCGTCGAACGAGGCGCGGCCGGACGTGCCGCCCGAGCAGCCGGCGGCGCCGACCGCCGTGCGCGGCGACACGCAGGTCGCGCTCACGTGGGCCGAGCCCGCCAACCGCGGCTCGCGCATCCAGCACTACGTCGTCGAGATCTCGCCGCCCGCGCCGAACGGCCAGGTGCAGGCGCAGGTGCAGGGCCTGAACCACACGTGGACGGGCCTGACGAACGGCACGGCCTACACCTTCCGCATCCAGGCCGTGAACCGCGCGCTCGAGCCGAGCGAGTTCTCCGGCTACTCTGCCCCGGCCATCCCCGCCGGTCCGCCGACCCAGGTGCAGGGCGTCTCCGCGACGCCCGACCGCTCGATCCCGGGCGAGGTGCAGGTGCAGGTGACCTGGCAGCCCGCGAGCGAGAACGGCGACACCATCCGGTACTACACCGTGACGCCGTCGAACGGCGCGGCACCCGCGCAGGTGACGGGCACGACCGCGAACTTCAAGTTCGATGCGCAGGGCGAGAACGTCACCTTCACCGTCACCGCGACGAACGAGCCCGGCACGAGCCAGCCCTCGGCGCCCTCCGCGGCGGTGCGCACGTACACGGCACCGGACGCGCCGACGAACGTGACGGCGACCGACGGCGACACGAACTCGGTCGTGACGTGGACGCCGGGCTCGTCGAATGGCCTGCGCGAGAACGAGGTGCGCTTCGAGATCCGCGGCGGCGGCGCGGGCACGCAGTCGTTCGGACCCGGTGGCACCTACACCGGCATGAACAACAACGGCGGGCCCTACACGTTCGAGGTGCGTGCGACGGCCATCGTCGACGGCACGAGCTACGCGAGCGACTGGACGGCGGCAGCCGCTGCGGTGCGCCCCTACGGGCAGATCGGCGGCGTCTCGGTGAGCGGGACGGGCGAGGTCGAGCAGGTGCGCTTCACCATCTCGCCGCCCGGCCGGAACGGGCGCGACATCACGACGCGCTACCGGATCGGCAACGGCGGCTGGGTCACGTGGACCGGCGGCGCGGTCACCCAGGCGGCGCGCGGCGGCCAGACGGTGCAGATCACGGTCGAGTCGTCGACGGGCGCCGCAGAGGCCGGTCACGGCACCCAGACCCGCACGGCGACCGCGCAGGCGACCGCCGAGCGGCGGCTCAACCCCGGCGTCACGCTGAGCAAGGGCGGGCCCGCGTACCCGGGGGAGTGCCGCGGCAACAACGGCGAGACGTGCCAGTGGTACCAGCTGAACTGGGAAGACTTCGAGCCCGGCATCTACAACTTCACGTGCCACAACACCGGCTCGGCCAACGGCGCGAACAACCCGTTCGAGACCGGCCGGGTGAACATCACGTCGCGCAACGGCAGCACGATCGCCGAGTACCAGGGCGAGCCCGGTGACGACAGGACCTGCTACTCGGGCTTCGCCGGTCAGGCGTGGATGCGCGTGTGGGGCAACGGCGTCGACCTCAACACCCCGAGAGTGAACTGGCCATGACGAAGATGGGAACACGATGACGAGCACCATGACCCGCGAGCAGGCCGCCTGGTTCGCCGAGACCTTCACGCGACTGGTCGACAACGTCGGATCCGTCGTGCTCGGCAAGGAGGACGTCATCCGGCTCGCGTTCACCGCGATGCTCTCGGAGGGCCACCTGCTGCTCGAGGACGCGCCCGGCACCGGCAAGACGCAGCTCGCGAAGTCGATGGCCGCGACGGTGCAGGGCACCAACCACCGCATCCAGTTCACGCCCGACCTGCTGCCGTCGGACGTCACGGGCGTCACGGTCTACGACCAGAAGACGGGCGAGTTCGAGTTCCACAAGGGCCCGATCTTCGCCTCGATCGTGCTCGCCGACGAGATCAACCGCGCGAGCCCCAAGACGCAGTCGGCGCTGCTCGAGGTCATGGAGGAAGGCCGGGTCACGGTCGACGGCACGCCCTACGAGGTCGGCCGCCCCTTCATGGTCATCGCGACGCAGAACCCCATCGAGCAGGCCGGCACCTACCGCCTCCCCGAGGCGCAGCTCGACCGCTTCCTCATGAAGACGTCGATCGGGTACCCCGGCCGCGAGCAGACAGTGCGGATCCTCGCCGGCGCCTCGAAGCGCAACGCGTCGGCGGGCGTGCAGCCCGTCATCACGACCGGCGCGATCGCCGAGATGATCGACCTCGCCGCGACGGTCCACGTCGACGACGCGGTGCTCGACTACGTCGCCCAGCTCTCGGAGCACACGCGCGACTCGAAGGACACGCGCCTGGGCGTGTCCGTGCGCGGCGCGATGGCGCTCATGCGCGCCGTCAAGGTCTGGGCGGCGGCGAAGGGCCGCGCGTTCGTGCTGCCCGACGACGTCAAGGAGCTCGCGCAGTCGGTGTGGGCCCACCGCGTCGTCATCGACCCCGAGGCCGAGTTCTCGGGCGTCACGGGCGATCGCATCATCGACCGCGCCATCGCCGACGTCGCAGCACCGCAGGACCGGCAGAACGCGGCATGACGACGGCGCCCGAGCGGGCGACGTCCACCCCCGCCCCCGACCCCGACACCGGCACGAGGCCCGGCGACTCGACCGCGGCATCCGGCACCACCCGGCTGCGCCGCGTCGTCGAGCGCGAGCGCACGCCCGTGCAGCGGGTCGTCGACCGCGTGGTCGGCGAGCAGTCGGTCGTCGGCGCGTGGGCGGAATCGGCCGCCGGCTGGGCGCGCCGCACGCTGCTGCCGGTGGTCGAGCCCATCACGGGCTTCGGGTGGGCGGTGCTCGTCGGCACCGCGGCGATGCTCACCGCCGGCGTGCTGCTCGGCTGGAAGGAGCTCATCGTCATCGGGCTCGTCGGGGCGCTCCTCCTCGGCGCCGCCGTGGTCTTCATCGTCGGGCGCAACCGCTACCGCATCGAGCTCGACCTCGCCTACACCCGCGTCGTCGTCGGCGAGCGCGCGCTCGGCCGCATCGAGATCCACTCTGCGGCGCAGAAGCCGCTGCTGCCCGCGACGATCGAGGTGCCGGTCGGCAAGGCGCTCGCCTCGTTCCACCTGCCGCGCATGAAGCCGGGCGACGTGCACGAGGACGTCTTCGCCATCCCCACGAGCCGGCGCACCATCCTGCAGGTCGGCCCCGTGCGGTCGGTGCGCGGCGACCCCGTCGGGCTGCTGCGCCGGCAGGTGAAGTGGACCGACCCCGTCGAGCTCTTCGTGCACCCGAAGACGGTGCAGCTCGACGAGACGGCGCCCGGCCTCATCCGCGACCTCGAGGGCATCACGACCCGCGACCTCACCAGCAGCGACATCGCGTTCCACGCGCTGCGCGACTACGTCGCGGGCGACGACCGCCGCTACATCCACTGGAAGTCGTCGGCGCGCACCGGCACGCTCATGGTGCGCCAGTTCGAGCAGACGCGCCGCAGCGTGCTCGCGCTCGGGCTCTCGACGAGCCCCGACGACTACGCCGACGCCGCCGAGTTCGAGACCGCGATCTCGATCCTCGGCTCGCTCGGCGTGCAGGCCGTGCGCGACGAGATGGACGTCGTCGTGCAGACCTCGCGGCAGACGCTCCCCGCGACGACCGGCAAACGCCTCCTCGACGCGCTCTCGGGCGTCGAGTGGTCGTCCCGCGACGACCGCTTCCTCGACCTCGCTGCGACGGTCGCGCAGGCGCACGCCGGCGCATCCGTCATCATGCTCCACGCGGGCGCGACGGTCGATCCCGCGCTCGTGCGGCGCGCCCGCACGCTGCTGCCGTCGCAGGCGCGCGTGATCGTCTTCACGGTCGTCAAGGACGCGAAGCCCAGGCTGCAGCCGATCG is a genomic window containing:
- a CDS encoding Ig-like domain-containing protein, which encodes MVTAISVALGILALTYDGFTTTDVELNDGGVWVTKQSSQQLGRINIQAEELDGGLISPTARFDVLQDGDDVLLHNEEASAVIVVDPVQVVTGTSVQLPPQGEIAMGAGTVAILDPADGMLWITDFVDIGSFSTDGTEPVAELGEGAAVAVGRDGTVHAVSPSEGRQLTIQRLEEGGFAEPSMRDRGELRAMEDPLVTVVGSQAVVHDAATDALLVPGGAVEVPEGAAVQLVGDDSGDVVLATPTQLIRQPMGGGDATVEERQGGGEAVRPVQLGGCVHAVWPGSAQYLRECAGQDRVEQQVPEMDGSPATFRINRDAVVLNQHVEGSSWLLADTLVLVDNWDDLLPEQSDETTDRDDSESTEDLLTNQPPPVNEENTEPDANDDRFGARAGRSTILPVLWNDSDADGDVLTVRVVGDVPSGVQLAPVANDSQLQLELPDGFSGGFSFNYEVADGRGGTDTASVRVDVRGEGENSVPELLRAQAFAVEQGGEYEYQVLADWIDPDGDDMYLTGAVTDSGDTIQTDPSGRLVYTATGDAGPQSITVTISDGFGETTGEIDVEVLERGDAPPLANADFVSTIEGREATIRPLLNDFSPSGRPLRLASVEPAPGLETEWDATTGTVRILDGAVGTYYLTYMIAEGRHSKSGRIRVDIRTPDDEARPVAVRDTALLPQQGSALVDLLANDVDPAGGVLVVQQVTIENAAPVTVELRDRRVVSIVDNGLEEPYRFTYTVSNGRFSETGTVEVIPVAPPAQPRAPKAVDDSATVRAGDYATIDVLRNDFSPDGTPFTLSERIVDASFASEEEGVAFVAEGKLRVHALVDAPTRATVAYEIEDEHGNRDSATVALTIVPRDAERNTPPAPQTVTSRVLAGATVRIPIPLQGIDPDGDGVELVGYDTAPEGGRILPEVGPDYFDFEAYPDAAGTVEFTYRVRDRWGAEGTATAIIGIAQAADVNQTPFAQTDLVTVRPDRAVAIPVLENDSDPDQDALTLVSDGLELPDELSGAVVNRERHTVDLRSPSAEGDYQFTYAVVDARGASTTGTVLLTVAEEAPLLPPIARDDALPRDEVELDVPLDVPVLENDLDPDGDPSELELSIVTGPGTVVDGAVQVVPSEEFQVVTYRVTDLDGLTAEAFVAVPPVRDRAPFLARTEPVQVGSGILLELPLRDYVTTSNGAAPRITSGEKVTAVNADDSGLVADERTLQFRSPQGYVGPASITFEVTDGDGPEDGNMATLTIAIDVIPSSVIAPTFAGAVVRPEAGEGSTSFDLRSATRDPDPGDLEAMVFEARGGSMAGVTTTLRDGIFTAEAAVNTPPGTTGSFQIAAIDPHGNEAAGTVVVEVVATNRPLAIARPNTGEATQGIPTTTDVIRDDFNPFANDGLPLRVVDAQVVSGDGASSFTDREVTVTPGGDFSGVLTVRYTVEDATELTQRRVTGTLTLNVKGRPDAPPRPNVDAVGDSQVTLTWAPPPSNGAPITGYVVRSVDGGFSQACASTTCVITGLQNDVTYRFQVLAQNEVGDSDPSTPSNEARPDVPPEQPAAPTAVRGDTQVALTWAEPANRGSRIQHYVVEISPPAPNGQVQAQVQGLNHTWTGLTNGTAYTFRIQAVNRALEPSEFSGYSAPAIPAGPPTQVQGVSATPDRSIPGEVQVQVTWQPASENGDTIRYYTVTPSNGAAPAQVTGTTANFKFDAQGENVTFTVTATNEPGTSQPSAPSAAVRTYTAPDAPTNVTATDGDTNSVVTWTPGSSNGLRENEVRFEIRGGGAGTQSFGPGGTYTGMNNNGGPYTFEVRATAIVDGTSYASDWTAAAAAVRPYGQIGGVSVSGTGEVEQVRFTISPPGRNGRDITTRYRIGNGGWVTWTGGAVTQAARGGQTVQITVESSTGAAEAGHGTQTRTATAQATAERRLNPGVTLSKGGPAYPGECRGNNGETCQWYQLNWEDFEPGIYNFTCHNTGSANGANNPFETGRVNITSRNGSTIAEYQGEPGDDRTCYSGFAGQAWMRVWGNGVDLNTPRVNWP
- a CDS encoding AAA family ATPase; translated protein: MTSTMTREQAAWFAETFTRLVDNVGSVVLGKEDVIRLAFTAMLSEGHLLLEDAPGTGKTQLAKSMAATVQGTNHRIQFTPDLLPSDVTGVTVYDQKTGEFEFHKGPIFASIVLADEINRASPKTQSALLEVMEEGRVTVDGTPYEVGRPFMVIATQNPIEQAGTYRLPEAQLDRFLMKTSIGYPGREQTVRILAGASKRNASAGVQPVITTGAIAEMIDLAATVHVDDAVLDYVAQLSEHTRDSKDTRLGVSVRGAMALMRAVKVWAAAKGRAFVLPDDVKELAQSVWAHRVVIDPEAEFSGVTGDRIIDRAIADVAAPQDRQNAA
- a CDS encoding DUF58 domain-containing protein — its product is MTTAPERATSTPAPDPDTGTRPGDSTAASGTTRLRRVVERERTPVQRVVDRVVGEQSVVGAWAESAAGWARRTLLPVVEPITGFGWAVLVGTAAMLTAGVLLGWKELIVIGLVGALLLGAAVVFIVGRNRYRIELDLAYTRVVVGERALGRIEIHSAAQKPLLPATIEVPVGKALASFHLPRMKPGDVHEDVFAIPTSRRTILQVGPVRSVRGDPVGLLRRQVKWTDPVELFVHPKTVQLDETAPGLIRDLEGITTRDLTSSDIAFHALRDYVAGDDRRYIHWKSSARTGTLMVRQFEQTRRSVLALGLSTSPDDYADAAEFETAISILGSLGVQAVRDEMDVVVQTSRQTLPATTGKRLLDALSGVEWSSRDDRFLDLAATVAQAHAGASVIMLHAGATVDPALVRRARTLLPSQARVIVFTVVKDAKPRLQPIGDTALATIGSVSDLPRVMRGVALQ